Genomic segment of Pseudomonas sp. DY-1:
ATTGCAGCGTTAGCTTTTGCGAGCGATTTACAATCGGGCCAAGAGCCTTGTAGGAGCTGGCTTGCCAGCGAAACGGGGCCATTCGCTGGCAAGCCAGCTCCTACAGGCCATGCATCTACTTGCAACACGTCATGCAGAAAGAGCCAATTCATTCGCCCCTGCAGAAATGGGCCCCAAACGTGGAAGCCCTAGTCCTCCCGGACGTAGGCGGCCCGTCCTGCCCGCCCTAGCCTCTGCCCATCGACATTTCAGAGGAAACGACCATGGGCGATGCATTGGATTTCAGCGGCAAGGTGGTTCTGGTAACCGGTGGCGGCAAGGGTGTGGGCCGGGGCATCAGCCAGCGCTTTCTCGCCGGTGGCGCCGAGGTGGTGATCTGCGGCCGCAATGCCCCGGACGTATTGCCCCGTCACGCAGGCCGCGAGGCTCTGTTCCTGCCGTGTGACGTGCGCGATATCGAGCAGCTGCAACGCATGCTGGACAACATCGTCGAGCGCTTCGGACGGCTCGACGTACTGGTGAACAACGCTGGCGGCGCACCCCATGCCGAGGCGGCCACGGCCTCGCCGCGCTTCTCCGAATCCATCATCCGTCTCAACCTGCTGGCGCCGCTCAACCTCTGCCAACTGGCCAACCGGGTGATGCAGGCCCAGCCCGAGGGCGGCGCCATCGTCAACATCTGCAGCGTCAGCGCCACCCGCCCCTCCCCTGGCACCGCCGCTTATGGTGCGGCCAAGGCCGGACTGCTCAACCTCACCCGCTCGCTCGCGGTGGAATGGGCGCCCAAAGTAAGGGTGAATGCCATAACGGCGGGGCTGATCCTCACCGAACAGGCGGAGCTGCATTACGGCGATGCCGAGGGTGTGGCACGGGTAGCGGCGGGAATTCCGCTGCAGCGCATGGCGAGCCCCGAGGACATTGGTGATGCCTGTCTGTACCTGGCATCGCGCCTTTCCAGCTACGTGAGCGGCGCGGATATCTGCGTGCATGGCGGGGGAGAGAAGCCGGCGTTTCTGGAGCAGGCGGGGGCAAATTGAACGCGCGCCTGTAGGTTGGCACTGCGTTTGAAAAGCCCAACATCACCCGGGTCGACCTGACGATGTTGGGCCTCGCTTCGTTCGGCGCCAACCTACGAGGATGTCGAGGCGCCTACAACCATCGAATGCGCCCGAAACACCGTCTCGACGATCTTCCACTGCCCGTCGATGCGGCGATAGCGATCCTGGTAGACCCCGCCCAGTTGT
This window contains:
- a CDS encoding SDR family oxidoreductase; translation: MGDALDFSGKVVLVTGGGKGVGRGISQRFLAGGAEVVICGRNAPDVLPRHAGREALFLPCDVRDIEQLQRMLDNIVERFGRLDVLVNNAGGAPHAEAATASPRFSESIIRLNLLAPLNLCQLANRVMQAQPEGGAIVNICSVSATRPSPGTAAYGAAKAGLLNLTRSLAVEWAPKVRVNAITAGLILTEQAELHYGDAEGVARVAAGIPLQRMASPEDIGDACLYLASRLSSYVSGADICVHGGGEKPAFLEQAGAN